In Pungitius pungitius chromosome 2, fPunPun2.1, whole genome shotgun sequence, a single window of DNA contains:
- the ndufa5 gene encoding NADH dehydrogenase [ubiquinone] 1 alpha subcomplex subunit 5 isoform X1 encodes MAGLLKKVLLEVIVLTTGLVGLAVSHNPHERLRILYSKILASLQTMPQDAAYRKYTEQLVSDRFNHVKMEADVEKLEKKINCGQIEEVIFQAECELALSRKMSEWKPWEPLIEEPLPNQWKWPI; translated from the exons ATGGCCGGACTGCTCAAAAAGGTACTACTAGAGGTCATAGTTTTG ACGACTGGCCTGGTTGGCCTGGCAGTGTCCCACAATCCACACGAG CGTCTGAGGATTCTGTACTCAAAGATCCTTGCGTCGCTGCAGACCATGCCACAGGACGCCGCCTACAGGAAGTACACCGAGCAGCTGGTCAGCGACCGGTTCAATCACGTCAAAATG gaGGCTGATGTTGAGAAGctggagaagaaaataaactgtGGGCAGATTGAAGAAGTTATTTTTCAG GCCGAGTGCGAGCTTGCTCTGTCCAGAAAGATGTCAGAGTGGAAACCATGGGAGCCCCTGATTGAGGAGCCGCTTCCCAACCAATGGAAATGGCCCATTTGA
- the ndufa5 gene encoding NADH dehydrogenase [ubiquinone] 1 alpha subcomplex subunit 5 isoform X2, protein MAGLLKKTTGLVGLAVSHNPHERLRILYSKILASLQTMPQDAAYRKYTEQLVSDRFNHVKMEADVEKLEKKINCGQIEEVIFQAECELALSRKMSEWKPWEPLIEEPLPNQWKWPI, encoded by the exons ATGGCCGGACTGCTCAAAAAG ACGACTGGCCTGGTTGGCCTGGCAGTGTCCCACAATCCACACGAG CGTCTGAGGATTCTGTACTCAAAGATCCTTGCGTCGCTGCAGACCATGCCACAGGACGCCGCCTACAGGAAGTACACCGAGCAGCTGGTCAGCGACCGGTTCAATCACGTCAAAATG gaGGCTGATGTTGAGAAGctggagaagaaaataaactgtGGGCAGATTGAAGAAGTTATTTTTCAG GCCGAGTGCGAGCTTGCTCTGTCCAGAAAGATGTCAGAGTGGAAACCATGGGAGCCCCTGATTGAGGAGCCGCTTCCCAACCAATGGAAATGGCCCATTTGA
- the aebp2 gene encoding zinc finger protein AEBP2, protein MAQITSEGTEQDSQSTSDQNGTRETAETGKEGQAAPDPKQEPGDNNEHSAEMDVNGGRGAAAEEDADTLSRFPNDGEERAVASEKNGTRGGVHGGKLSEPEKSPAQGSLSSSTDSPEQREGENVFSSAPADHEKTAEKADHGTKTSAGAELSQSDAEPLSRMDSEDSIGSTLMDMESTASSGRSTPAMLNGHSAVGGSGSAAGGGKSLSYTCCWDHCQLLFPSSPDLAEHIRGTHVDGQRGGVFVCLWKGCKVYNTPSTSQSWLQRHMLTHSGDKPFKCVVGGCNATFASQGGLARHVPTHFSSQSSSKMSNQGKVKEESPSKASLNKRRKLKNKHRRSLPRPHDFFDAQTMDAIRHRAICLNLATHIESLGNGHSVVFHSTVIARRKEDSGKVKVLLHWSPEDILPDVWVNESDRLQQKTQVVHLSKLPTDTAVLLDPNIYRMFF, encoded by the exons atggcTCAAATAACTAGCGAAGGGACCGAACAAGATTCCCAGTCCACGTCAGATCAAAACGGAACCAGGGAAACGGCAGAAACCGGCAAAGAGGGACAGGCCGCGCCGGACCCCAAACAGGAACCGGGCGACAACAACGAGCACAGTGCAGAAATGGACGTGAACGGCGGCCGTGGTGCGGCGGCGGAAGAGGACGCGGACACGCTGTCTCGTTTTCCTAACGACGGCGAAGAAAGAGCGGTGGCGAGCGAGAAGAACGGCACCCGCGGAGGGGTTCACGGCGGTAAACTCTCTGAACCGGAGAAAAGTCCCGCACAGGGCAGTTTGTCGAGCAGCACGGATTCCCCAgaacaaagagagggagagaacgtGTTCTCCTCGGCGCCCGCCGACCACGAGAAGACTGCGGAGAAAGCCGACCACGGCACCAAAACATCCGCCGGCGCAGAGCTGAGCCAGTCCGACGCGGAGCCGCTCAGCCGGATGGATTCCGAGGACAG TATCGGCAGCACTCTGATGGACATGGAGAGCACGGCGTCCAGCGGGCGCTCCACCCCGGCCATGCTCAATGGTCACAGTGCGGTGGGGGGGAGTGGCtctgcagcaggggggggcaAGTCTCTGAGCTACACGTGCTGCTGGGATCACTGCCAGCTGCTGTTTCCCAGCAGCCCCGACCTGGCCGAACACATCCGAGGCACACATGTGGACGGGCAGAGAGGAGGG gtgtttgtgtgtctgtggaaggGCTGCAAAGTGTACAACACACCGTCCACCAGTCAGAGCTGGCTGCAGAGACACATGCTGACGCACAGCGGAGACAAGCCATTCAAG TGTGTGGTGGGAGGCTGCAACGCCACATTTGCCTCCCAGGGTGGACTGGCCCGTCACGTCCCTACTCATTTCAGCTCCCAGAGTTCCTCCAAAATGTCTAATCAGGGCAAAGTGAAGGAGGAGTCCCCATCTAAGGCCAGCCTGAACAAGAGGAGGAAACTCAAGAACAAACACAGGCGCTCCCTCC CCCGACCACATGACTTCTTTGATGCTCAGACCATGGACGCTATCCGGCATCGAGCCATCTGCCTCAACCTGGCGACACACATTGAGAGCCTTGGCAACGGACACAGTGTGGTCTTCCACAGCACG GTAATAGCCAGGAGGAAAGAGGACTCTGGGAAAGTGAAGGTCTTGTTGCACTGGTCACCTGAAGACAT aCTGCCGGACGTGTGGGTGAATGAGAGCGACAGACTGCAGCAGAAGACCCAGGTGGTTCATCTGTCCAAACTACCCACAGACACAGCCGTGCTACTGGACCCCAACATCTATAG GATGTTCTTCTAA